The DNA window GGATACCTCCTCGGGGACGCTCGCCGAGGAGTTCGAGGTGATCCACGCGAAGGTGAACTACGGGATGAGCCTGCGAGACGCCCTCGTCGAGTTCAACAACACGTACGCGGTCCCGCGGCTCGCGCGCACCGTGAAACTGATCTCGGAGGCACAGGAGGCGTCCTCACAGATCACGGACGTGTTGACCACCGCGGCGCAGGCCTCCGAGAACCAGGACGACATCGAGCGCGAGCGCCGGTCGCGGACCCGGATGCAGGTGGCTATCATCGTCATGACGTACGTGACGCTGCTCGGCGTGATGGCGATCCTCCAGACGCAGTTCATCGACGTGATGGGCGGGCTCGCGGAGGGCGCGTCGGGAGCCTCGGGCGGCGCGGCCGGCGCGGGGTTCGGCGGCGGTGGCGGCGTCGATCCCGAGGTCCTCTCGCTTCTGTTCTTTCACGCGGTGACGATCCAGGCCGTGCTCTCGGGGTTCATCGCCGGCTACATCCGGGACGCCCGGCTCCTCTCCGGGCTGAAGTTCGCCGTCGCCCTGATGACGCTCGCGCTGGGGGTGTGGATCTATGTCGGGTGAGCGCGCTCGGTCGCGGTCGCGGTCCCTCGCGGGCGGGATCCGCGGGGCGGGCCGCGGCCAGACCCAGATCGACTTCGCCGTCGGCGCTGGCGTGTTCCTGATCACGCTCGCGTTCGTGGTCGCGTTCGTTCCGACGCTCTTCGAGCCGTTCGCGGCCGGGGAGACTGCCTCGCCGCTCGTGGCCGACCGGATCGCCGCCGGAACCGTCGACCTGCTCGGGGTCTCCGCGAACGCCTCCGGCGGTTCCGCCGCGGTCCACGCGCCGACCCAGCCGGGCGTCCTTTCGCCGGCGTGTACGGTCGCGTTCTTCGAGCCGAACGCGACGCTCGCGGACGACGCCGGG is part of the Halorubrum aethiopicum genome and encodes:
- a CDS encoding DUF7287 family protein, with translation MSGERARSRSRSLAGGIRGAGRGQTQIDFAVGAGVFLITLAFVVAFVPTLFEPFAAGETASPLVADRIAAGTVDLLGVSANASGGSAAVHAPTQPGVLSPACTVAFFEPNATLADDAGCPFDPDTDPAALFGVDDDVRVAIHELDGSAENATDVEFDTRHGTVGTTLNRSTTDSTVTADGVTVSGRIVSLRGDQYRLTVWVW